One Streptomyces sp. NBC_00554 DNA segment encodes these proteins:
- a CDS encoding CehA/McbA family metallohydrolase has translation MCEDDHGIGRRALIVTGATAALTLGSVTFSPGYDAEAANELETRTVRGTLPTGSPDFVYLPVEVPAGVRELKVAYSYEKPAVPVGTQGNALDIGIFDERGTALGGKGFRGWSGGARTEFFIRADDATPGYLPGPVREGTWHIALGPYTVAPQGLPYEITITLAYGEPSPAVKPTYPPPRAKGRGRAWYRGDCHLHSWYSDGRRTPAEIAALARAAGLDFINTSEHNTHSAHAHWADQAGDDLLIMLGEEVTTRNGHVLALGTDPGTFIDWRYRARDNRFGKYAREIRRSGGLVVPAHPHATCIGCNWKFGFGEADAVEVWNGAYTPDDEVALADWDGMLVASVREGRDWIPAMGNSDAHRDPDPVGRPQTVVLADDLTREAVQEGIRAGRSYVAESQSVSLAFTASGTKGEHAGIGERLKVGKDTPVTIRLEATGSPRCTVRFLTDQGVLFTSDPLPVDGSGTVEWRTTASYAAYVRAELRHEVVLAPLPGALAAFTNPIFLGR, from the coding sequence ATGTGTGAGGACGACCACGGCATAGGCAGACGCGCTCTGATCGTGACGGGAGCGACCGCTGCGCTTACGTTGGGAAGCGTGACCTTCTCACCCGGGTACGACGCGGAAGCGGCGAACGAGCTGGAGACGAGGACGGTGCGCGGCACGCTGCCCACCGGTTCGCCGGACTTCGTGTACCTACCGGTGGAAGTCCCGGCCGGGGTACGGGAGCTCAAGGTCGCGTACTCCTACGAGAAACCGGCCGTCCCGGTCGGCACGCAGGGCAATGCCCTGGACATCGGCATCTTCGACGAACGCGGCACCGCACTGGGCGGCAAGGGCTTCCGCGGCTGGTCGGGCGGCGCCCGCACGGAGTTCTTCATCCGCGCGGACGACGCGACGCCGGGCTACCTCCCCGGACCGGTCCGCGAGGGCACCTGGCACATCGCCCTCGGCCCGTACACGGTGGCTCCGCAGGGACTGCCGTACGAGATCACGATCACGCTCGCGTACGGGGAGCCGAGTCCCGCCGTGAAGCCGACGTACCCGCCCCCGCGTGCCAAGGGCAGGGGCCGCGCCTGGTACCGCGGCGACTGCCATCTGCACTCCTGGTACTCCGACGGCCGCCGCACCCCGGCCGAGATCGCGGCCCTCGCCCGTGCCGCGGGCCTGGACTTCATCAACACCTCCGAGCACAACACCCATTCCGCGCACGCCCATTGGGCGGACCAGGCGGGTGACGACCTGCTGATCATGCTGGGCGAGGAGGTCACGACGCGCAACGGTCACGTTCTCGCCCTCGGCACCGACCCCGGCACCTTCATCGACTGGCGTTACCGCGCCCGCGACAACCGTTTCGGCAAGTACGCGCGGGAGATCCGCCGCTCCGGCGGCCTCGTCGTACCCGCCCACCCGCACGCCACCTGCATCGGCTGCAACTGGAAGTTCGGGTTCGGGGAGGCGGACGCGGTCGAGGTGTGGAACGGCGCGTACACCCCCGACGACGAGGTCGCCCTCGCCGACTGGGACGGCATGCTGGTCGCCTCGGTGCGGGAGGGCCGCGACTGGATCCCGGCGATGGGCAACAGCGACGCCCACCGCGATCCCGACCCGGTCGGCCGCCCCCAGACGGTCGTCCTCGCCGACGACCTGACCCGCGAGGCCGTCCAGGAGGGCATCCGGGCGGGCCGCTCGTACGTGGCCGAGTCCCAGTCGGTGTCGCTGGCCTTCACCGCGTCCGGCACGAAGGGCGAACACGCGGGAATCGGCGAGCGGTTGAAGGTCGGCAAGGACACCCCGGTCACCATCCGCCTGGAGGCCACTGGCTCACCCCGCTGCACGGTCCGCTTCCTCACCGACCAGGGCGTCCTGTTCACCAGCGACCCGCTGCCGGTGGACGGCTCAGGCACGGTCGAGTGGCGTACGACGGCTTCGTACGCGGCGTACGTACGGGCCGAATTGCGCCATGAGGTGGTGCTCGCGCCGTTGCCGGGAGCGTTGGCGGCGTTCACGAATCCGATCTTTCTGGGGCGTTGA
- a CDS encoding DUF2165 domain-containing protein: protein MPVSRTPHSTVLHLTYTLLTATVALYISLVAFSNITDFGTNQQFVRHVLAMDTTFKDDDLMWRAITSRTWQDAAYIAIIAWETLAALVLIAGTFLWTRRDHTRARSVSTLGLLMLLLLFGAGFIGIGGEWFVMWQSGDWNGLDAAMRVFLLSGVVLLAIHLPFGTGTRESGTGSSG from the coding sequence ATGCCTGTATCCAGAACCCCCCACTCCACCGTCCTCCACCTCACCTACACCCTCCTCACCGCAACGGTCGCGCTCTACATCTCCCTCGTCGCCTTCAGCAACATCACTGACTTCGGCACCAACCAGCAGTTCGTACGCCATGTCCTCGCGATGGACACAACGTTCAAGGACGACGACCTCATGTGGCGGGCCATCACGTCACGCACCTGGCAGGACGCCGCGTACATCGCGATCATCGCCTGGGAGACCCTCGCGGCCCTCGTCCTCATCGCCGGCACCTTCCTCTGGACCCGCCGCGACCACACCCGCGCCCGCTCCGTCTCCACCCTCGGCCTGCTGATGCTCCTGCTCCTCTTCGGCGCCGGTTTCATCGGCATCGGCGGCGAGTGGTTCGTCATGTGGCAGTCGGGAGACTGGAACGGACTGGACGCCGCGATGCGGGTGTTCCTGCTCAGCGGGGTCGTGCTGCTGGCCATCCATCTGCCGTTCGGGACGGGCACACGGGAGAGCGGAACGGGAAGCTCCGGCTGA
- a CDS encoding tetratricopeptide repeat protein, producing MVRARPSMRELITGRTRRGFVGRGAERAAFRENLELPPEDERHRFLFHVHGNAGVGKSFLVRELEQLARERGALTAYVDESAGSVPEAMAAISDRFARQGHRFKELDRLLATHRERRHEAESTVVETVETLGPQPSAAGMTAARAGLVGLGLVPGVGAFAGAIDPAQLAQGADRLRAGLSARFRNQEDVQLVLSPERVLTPVLLTELAEAADAAPWLVLFFDTYERTGPFLDGWLHDVMTTDRYGGSLPANTVVVTAGQRAFDTARWGGFADFVTDLPLGPFTEAEARGLLADRGVVAEPVVEEVLRLTGGLPVLVSTLAEARPTDPDDIGDPSATAVERFLKWEQDPVRRGAALACALPRRLDADVFRAAVGCPEEEAEALFGWLRSLPFVSDRGDRVQYHDVVRAPMLRLQRRHSPRGWAERHARLAETFGGWRSEAEVGLDEDELWSDAAWRELRLAESYHLLCAGARAALPVVLRDFVDACDAGDVSARRWAVAMVEAGEDADAEAVRKWGRDLLGALAEGGVVTALGLLLDRPGGLDEPRQALARTVRGRALRHSGAYEQAVAEYGRAIALDRELARAYRGRAFSRGGLGDFEAGIADLDRADTLAPDHAETVSLRGEYHRALGHDDEAVRDLDRGIELDPSHHFAWASRGAIRQTLGLLDDALADLNRALGIRPDYPFALIRRARVWRALGEQERQIADLDHVVRLDPDGTWGFGERGDALCSMGRYEEALADFDRAIQLDSAYASAHASRGACLSELGRLDEGLADLDRAIALRPGYPWALWKRAEIRLQQHDYVRALADTDRAVTLQPDNAEILVCRARALIGVERFAEARADLDRAVELIRSMSPDWAGLAPLLDRIDAAQRDAR from the coding sequence ATGGTGCGGGCGCGGCCCTCGATGCGGGAGCTGATCACGGGCCGCACGCGGCGCGGGTTCGTCGGGCGGGGTGCGGAGCGCGCCGCGTTCCGGGAGAACCTCGAACTGCCGCCGGAGGACGAGCGGCACCGGTTCCTGTTCCACGTGCACGGCAACGCGGGGGTCGGAAAGTCCTTCCTGGTACGGGAGTTGGAGCAGCTCGCGCGGGAGCGCGGGGCGCTGACCGCCTACGTCGACGAGAGTGCGGGCAGTGTGCCCGAGGCGATGGCGGCCATCAGCGACCGGTTCGCACGGCAGGGGCATCGGTTCAAGGAACTCGACCGGTTGCTGGCCACGCATCGGGAGCGGCGGCACGAGGCCGAGTCGACGGTCGTGGAGACCGTAGAGACGCTCGGACCCCAGCCCTCGGCAGCCGGCATGACCGCCGCCCGCGCGGGACTCGTCGGGCTGGGTCTCGTGCCCGGCGTCGGCGCGTTCGCCGGAGCCATCGACCCGGCCCAACTCGCCCAAGGAGCCGACCGGTTGCGTGCGGGGCTGAGTGCCCGCTTCCGCAACCAGGAGGACGTACAGCTGGTGCTGTCGCCCGAGCGCGTCCTCACACCCGTCCTGCTCACCGAACTTGCCGAAGCCGCCGACGCGGCCCCCTGGCTCGTGCTGTTCTTCGACACGTACGAGCGGACCGGACCGTTCCTCGACGGCTGGCTGCACGACGTGATGACGACGGACCGGTACGGCGGCTCGCTGCCGGCCAACACCGTGGTCGTGACGGCCGGCCAGCGGGCCTTCGACACCGCCCGCTGGGGCGGCTTCGCGGACTTCGTGACGGACCTCCCGCTGGGGCCTTTCACCGAGGCCGAGGCGCGGGGGCTGCTCGCCGACAGGGGCGTGGTGGCCGAGCCGGTCGTGGAGGAGGTGCTGCGGCTCACGGGCGGGCTGCCGGTGCTGGTGTCCACGCTGGCCGAGGCACGGCCCACCGACCCCGACGACATCGGCGACCCGAGCGCGACGGCCGTCGAACGGTTCCTCAAGTGGGAGCAGGATCCGGTACGTCGGGGGGCCGCCCTCGCCTGCGCGCTGCCCCGGCGCCTCGACGCGGACGTGTTCCGGGCCGCCGTGGGCTGCCCGGAGGAAGAGGCCGAGGCGCTGTTCGGCTGGCTGCGGTCGCTGCCCTTCGTCAGCGACCGCGGGGACCGGGTCCAGTACCACGACGTCGTACGCGCCCCGATGCTGCGGTTGCAGCGGCGGCACTCCCCACGGGGGTGGGCGGAGCGGCACGCGCGGCTCGCGGAGACGTTCGGAGGGTGGCGGTCCGAGGCCGAAGTCGGCTTGGACGAAGATGAGTTGTGGTCGGACGCGGCATGGCGCGAGCTTCGGCTCGCGGAGTCGTACCACCTGCTGTGTGCGGGAGCGCGGGCCGCGCTGCCGGTGGTGCTGCGGGACTTCGTCGACGCCTGCGACGCCGGTGACGTCTCCGCCCGCCGCTGGGCCGTGGCCATGGTGGAAGCGGGCGAGGACGCGGACGCGGAGGCAGTACGGAAGTGGGGGCGCGACCTGCTGGGGGCGCTCGCCGAAGGCGGGGTGGTGACCGCGCTCGGGCTGCTCCTCGACCGGCCCGGAGGGCTCGACGAACCGCGACAGGCGCTCGCCCGGACGGTGCGGGGCCGCGCGCTGCGGCACAGCGGCGCGTACGAGCAGGCGGTGGCGGAGTACGGCCGGGCCATCGCCCTCGATCGGGAACTGGCGCGGGCCTACCGCGGCAGGGCGTTCAGCCGCGGCGGCCTCGGCGACTTCGAGGCGGGGATCGCCGACCTGGACCGGGCCGACACGCTCGCACCCGACCATGCCGAGACCGTCTCCCTGCGCGGCGAGTACCACCGCGCCCTGGGGCACGACGACGAGGCGGTCAGGGACCTGGACCGGGGGATCGAGCTCGACCCGTCACACCATTTCGCCTGGGCCTCCAGGGGAGCCATCCGTCAGACACTAGGACTGCTGGACGACGCTCTCGCGGACCTGAACCGTGCGTTGGGAATCAGGCCGGACTACCCCTTCGCGCTGATCCGCAGGGCCCGCGTGTGGCGGGCTCTCGGCGAGCAGGAACGCCAGATCGCGGACCTCGATCACGTGGTCCGCCTGGATCCCGACGGAACCTGGGGCTTCGGCGAACGAGGAGACGCCCTCTGCTCCATGGGCCGCTACGAGGAGGCTCTCGCCGACTTCGACCGGGCCATCCAACTCGACAGCGCCTACGCGTCTGCCCACGCGAGCCGGGGTGCCTGCCTCAGCGAACTGGGCCGGCTCGACGAGGGCCTGGCCGACCTGGACCGGGCCATCGCACTCAGGCCGGGATACCCCTGGGCGCTGTGGAAGCGGGCGGAGATCCGTCTCCAACAGCACGACTACGTAAGGGCGTTGGCCGACACCGACCGGGCGGTAACCCTTCAGCCCGACAACGCGGAGATCCTCGTATGCCGGGCCCGGGCGCTGATCGGTGTGGAGCGGTTTGCCGAGGCCCGTGCCGACCTTGACCGCGCGGTCGAACTCATCCGGTCCATGTCGCCGGACTGGGCCGGCCTGGCTCCACTCCTGGACCGGATCGACGCGGCGCAACGGGATGCGCGGTAG
- a CDS encoding bifunctional FO biosynthesis protein CofGH, protein MTTSATSGTGPTENSLRRALKRARDGVALDVTEAAVLLQARGADLDDLTASAARVRDAGLEAAGRPGVITYSKSVFIPLTRLCRDKCHYCTFVTVPGKLRRAGHGMFMSPDEVLDIARRGAELGCKEALITLGDKPEDRWPEAREWLDAHGYDDTIAYVRAISIRILEETGLLPHLNPGVMSWTDFQRLKPVAPSMGMMLETTATRLWSEPGGPHYGSPDKEPAVRLRVLEDAGRSSVPFTSGILIGIGETYEERAESLFALRRVSRSYHGIQELIIQNFRAKPDTAMRGMPDAELDELVATVAVARHIMGPAACLQAPPNLVDSEYGRLIGAGIDDWGGVSPLTIDHVNPERPWPQIDLLKSESAAAGFELRERLCVYPEFVQRGEPWLDPRLLPHVRALADSSSGLALPDAVVEGHPWQEPEEAFTSSGRTDLHVSIDTEGRTGDRREDFDLVYGDWESLREAAAPGMVPSRIDTDVRAALATAADDPTRLTDDEALALLHADGPALDALCRIADDVRKSAVGDDVTYIVTRNINFTNVCYTGCRFCAFAQRRTDADAYTLSLDQVADRAQQAWDVGAIEVCMQGGIHPDLPGTAYFDIARAVKERVPGMHVHAFSPMEVVNGATRTGMSIREWLSAAKEAGLDSIPGTAAEILDDEVRWVLTKGKLPTATWIEVVTTAHELGIRSSSTMMYGHVDQPRHWLGHFRTLSRIQQQTGGFTEFVTLPFIHTNAPVYLAGIARPGPTMRDNRAVMAMARLLLHPHIPNIQTSWVKLGTEGAAEMLRSGANDLGGTLMEETISRMAGSSYGSYKSVKDLIAVAEAAGRPAKPRTTLYGEVPEERQRAAAASDGHLPELLPVLD, encoded by the coding sequence ATGACGACTTCCGCGACCTCCGGAACCGGTCCCACCGAGAACTCGCTGCGTCGCGCCCTCAAACGTGCCCGTGACGGCGTCGCCCTCGACGTCACCGAGGCCGCGGTGCTGCTCCAGGCCCGCGGCGCCGACCTCGACGACCTCACCGCGTCCGCGGCCAGGGTGCGGGACGCGGGCCTGGAGGCTGCGGGCCGCCCCGGTGTCATCACGTACTCGAAGAGCGTCTTCATCCCGCTCACCCGCCTGTGCCGGGACAAATGCCACTACTGCACCTTCGTCACGGTCCCCGGCAAGCTGCGCCGGGCGGGACACGGGATGTTCATGTCCCCGGACGAGGTCCTCGACATCGCCCGCCGCGGCGCGGAACTCGGCTGCAAGGAAGCGCTGATCACCCTCGGCGACAAGCCCGAGGACCGCTGGCCCGAGGCGCGCGAGTGGCTGGACGCGCACGGGTACGACGACACGATCGCGTACGTACGGGCCATCTCGATCCGCATCCTGGAGGAGACGGGGCTGCTGCCCCACCTGAACCCGGGTGTGATGTCGTGGACGGACTTCCAGCGGCTGAAGCCGGTGGCCCCGTCGATGGGCATGATGCTGGAGACGACCGCGACCCGCCTGTGGTCCGAGCCGGGCGGTCCGCACTACGGGTCACCGGACAAGGAGCCCGCCGTACGGCTGCGGGTGCTGGAGGACGCGGGCCGCTCCTCCGTCCCGTTCACCAGCGGGATCCTGATCGGGATCGGGGAGACGTACGAGGAGCGCGCGGAGTCGCTGTTCGCGCTGCGCCGCGTGTCCCGCTCGTACCACGGCATCCAGGAACTGATCATCCAGAACTTCCGCGCCAAGCCGGACACGGCGATGCGCGGTATGCCGGACGCCGAGCTGGACGAGCTGGTCGCCACCGTCGCCGTGGCCCGGCACATCATGGGTCCCGCCGCCTGCCTCCAGGCGCCGCCGAACCTGGTGGACTCCGAGTACGGGCGGCTGATCGGTGCGGGGATCGACGACTGGGGCGGGGTGTCGCCGCTGACGATCGACCATGTGAACCCGGAGCGTCCGTGGCCGCAGATCGACCTGTTGAAGTCGGAATCCGCTGCCGCCGGCTTCGAGCTGCGCGAACGCCTCTGTGTGTACCCGGAGTTCGTGCAGCGCGGCGAGCCGTGGCTGGACCCGCGGCTGCTGCCGCACGTACGGGCTCTCGCCGACTCGTCGTCGGGGCTCGCGCTGCCGGACGCGGTGGTCGAGGGGCACCCGTGGCAGGAGCCCGAGGAGGCGTTCACGTCTTCGGGGCGTACGGATCTGCACGTGTCGATCGACACCGAGGGCCGTACCGGCGACCGCCGTGAGGACTTCGACCTCGTGTACGGCGACTGGGAGTCGCTGCGGGAGGCGGCGGCGCCCGGGATGGTGCCGTCGCGGATCGACACGGACGTCCGGGCCGCGCTCGCGACGGCCGCCGACGACCCGACCCGCCTGACCGACGACGAGGCCCTGGCACTGCTGCACGCGGACGGCCCCGCCCTGGACGCCCTCTGCCGTATTGCCGACGACGTCCGCAAGTCGGCGGTCGGCGACGACGTCACCTACATCGTCACCCGGAACATCAACTTCACCAACGTCTGCTACACCGGCTGCCGCTTCTGCGCCTTCGCCCAGCGCCGCACGGACGCCGACGCGTACACCCTCTCCCTCGACCAGGTCGCCGACCGGGCCCAGCAGGCGTGGGACGTCGGTGCGATCGAGGTCTGCATGCAGGGCGGGATCCACCCCGACCTGCCCGGGACGGCGTACTTCGACATCGCGCGGGCGGTGAAGGAACGCGTCCCCGGGATGCATGTGCACGCCTTCTCGCCCATGGAGGTGGTGAACGGCGCCACCCGCACCGGCATGTCCATCCGCGAATGGCTGTCGGCGGCGAAGGAGGCGGGCCTCGACTCCATCCCCGGCACCGCGGCCGAGATTCTCGACGACGAGGTCCGCTGGGTCCTGACGAAGGGCAAGCTGCCGACAGCGACGTGGATCGAGGTCGTCACGACGGCCCATGAACTCGGCATCCGCTCCTCGTCCACGATGATGTACGGCCATGTCGACCAGCCCCGCCACTGGCTCGGCCACTTCCGCACCCTCTCCCGTATCCAGCAACAGACCGGCGGCTTCACGGAGTTCGTGACCCTCCCGTTCATCCACACCAACGCGCCGGTGTACCTGGCGGGGATCGCCCGCCCCGGCCCGACCATGCGCGACAACCGCGCGGTCATGGCCATGGCCCGCCTCCTCCTCCACCCGCACATCCCCAACATCCAGACCAGTTGGGTGAAGCTGGGGACCGAGGGCGCGGCGGAGATGCTCCGCTCCGGTGCGAACGACCTCGGCGGCACGCTGATGGAAGAGACCATCTCCCGTATGGCCGGGTCGAGTTACGGCTCGTACAAGTCCGTCAAGGACCTGATCGCGGTGGCCGAGGCGGCGGGGCGCCCGGCGAAGCCGCGTACGACCCTGTACGGCGAGGTGCCGGAGGAACGGCAGCGGGCGGCGGCGGCTTCGGACGGGCATCTGCCGGAGTTGTTGCCGGTGTTGGACTGA
- a CDS encoding LamG domain-containing protein, with the protein MDSPSPDVVEYRYNFISGPYATARPDEPGGPATIRFLPLRSGPDYLTVRAIDRSGRSSSTTTYWFRVQSGRAPVAQWKLTDAAGATSADAESGTDARAGSGVTFGGTAPAGTGLTTTAHLDGGDQAFLTPDAPVVDTGGTFAVGAWVRPERTDRDMAVASQGSDGATLGLRAGDAGPVWSFTVAGQEVSGGVPESGEWAYVLGLYDAETGTAQLYVNGYETGTKTQAAPAETTGAFRIGQGAGVSAWQGDIGDVRAYDRVVVPAEATELARQKPQLLGHWSLETASDGVSPEQSGGVPLKLGAGAVIHRGPDNSCLPDIDPDCPVVPYALVGDGHLQLDGETAYAATDAALLDTADSFTIGVVVRLTDSEPSGPMTVLSQAGEHTDAFKVRYDPSTYSWQLVMPEKDEAGAAETVVSQITGADGGEGQGHHLAVVYDDATDRIKLYLDGYTNAGATASFPNGWHSSGPLQVGRGHVGDGWGEYLHGDVDEVQAYSGALRDRDIIGLGSGTDPCLC; encoded by the coding sequence ATGGACTCTCCCTCACCGGACGTCGTGGAGTACCGCTACAACTTCATCAGCGGTCCCTACGCGACCGCCCGCCCCGACGAGCCGGGCGGGCCCGCCACGATCCGCTTCCTGCCGTTGAGGTCCGGTCCCGACTACCTCACCGTCCGGGCGATCGACCGCTCGGGACGCAGCAGCTCGACCACCACCTACTGGTTCCGGGTGCAGTCCGGCCGCGCCCCGGTCGCCCAGTGGAAGCTCACCGACGCGGCGGGCGCCACGAGCGCGGACGCCGAGTCGGGCACCGACGCGCGCGCCGGCTCCGGAGTGACCTTCGGGGGAACCGCCCCGGCCGGCACCGGCCTCACCACCACGGCCCACCTCGACGGCGGTGACCAGGCGTTCCTGACCCCTGATGCCCCGGTCGTGGACACGGGCGGGACCTTCGCGGTCGGCGCGTGGGTACGCCCGGAGCGCACCGACCGGGACATGGCGGTGGCGAGCCAGGGCTCCGACGGCGCCACCCTCGGGCTGCGTGCGGGCGACGCGGGCCCGGTCTGGTCGTTCACCGTCGCCGGTCAGGAGGTCTCGGGCGGCGTTCCGGAGAGCGGCGAGTGGGCCTACGTCCTGGGCCTTTACGACGCCGAGACCGGCACGGCGCAGCTGTATGTCAACGGCTACGAGACCGGTACGAAGACGCAGGCGGCGCCCGCGGAGACAACCGGCGCATTCCGGATCGGCCAGGGCGCCGGGGTGTCGGCGTGGCAGGGTGACATCGGCGACGTACGAGCCTACGACCGTGTCGTCGTACCCGCCGAAGCCACCGAACTCGCCCGGCAGAAGCCTCAGTTGCTGGGGCACTGGTCCCTGGAGACGGCGTCGGACGGCGTCAGCCCCGAGCAGAGCGGCGGAGTGCCGCTGAAGCTCGGCGCGGGCGCGGTCATCCACCGCGGCCCGGACAACTCCTGCCTGCCGGACATCGACCCGGACTGCCCCGTCGTGCCTTACGCCCTCGTCGGCGACGGCCACCTCCAGCTGGACGGCGAAACGGCCTACGCGGCCACGGACGCCGCCCTCCTGGACACCGCGGACAGCTTCACCATCGGCGTCGTCGTACGGCTGACGGACTCCGAGCCCTCCGGCCCGATGACCGTGCTGTCGCAGGCCGGCGAGCACACGGACGCCTTCAAGGTGCGCTACGACCCCTCCACGTACTCCTGGCAGTTGGTCATGCCGGAGAAGGACGAGGCGGGCGCCGCCGAGACCGTGGTCTCCCAGATCACGGGGGCGGACGGCGGCGAGGGGCAGGGCCACCACCTCGCGGTCGTCTACGACGACGCCACCGACCGGATCAAGCTCTACCTGGACGGCTACACCAACGCGGGTGCCACCGCGTCCTTCCCGAACGGCTGGCACAGCTCCGGACCGCTTCAGGTGGGTCGCGGACACGTCGGCGACGGCTGGGGCGAGTACCTCCACGGCGACGTCGACGAAGTCCAGGCGTACAGCGGGGCCTTGAGGGACCGCGACATCATCGGCCTGGGCTCGGGCACCGACCCCTGCCTGTGCTGA
- a CDS encoding protein kinase family protein, producing the protein MDHPDSRYAARLATYGAVSTHLSLLSDRRLGEAVAAATPLGSGIGGRSAELEVGGTRVFVKRVPLTDLEMRPENVRSTANLFGLPMFYQYGVGSAGFGAWRELAVHTMTTNWVLGNEYEGFPLMYHWRVLPDSPPQGFADVFGGIDGAVAHWEGAPAVRERLEAIGRSSFSLAVFLEHVPQTLGEWLGERRKATPAGEDIPGYEWAEEAVTRGAAFMSSRGLVHFDAHFNNVLTDGRLIYFADFGLALSSGFELSENEAEFLADHHAYDGCYVVNHLLRHHLPDGLRGTAEHEAFLHNWIAGGRPEGVPPAIAAIIDRHARAAAVLDGFHHGLITVSKRTPYPAADIERARPGGRSAG; encoded by the coding sequence ATGGACCACCCGGACTCGCGGTATGCGGCACGTCTGGCCACGTACGGAGCCGTTTCCACGCACCTGTCGCTGCTGAGCGACCGTCGACTCGGCGAAGCCGTGGCCGCGGCCACCCCTCTCGGGTCCGGCATCGGGGGCAGGTCGGCCGAGCTAGAGGTCGGCGGGACCCGGGTCTTCGTCAAGCGAGTGCCTCTGACGGACCTCGAGATGCGGCCGGAGAACGTACGGTCGACCGCGAACCTCTTCGGGCTGCCGATGTTCTACCAGTACGGGGTGGGCTCGGCCGGATTCGGGGCCTGGCGCGAGCTGGCCGTGCACACGATGACCACCAACTGGGTTCTCGGGAACGAGTACGAGGGCTTTCCGCTGATGTACCACTGGCGAGTCCTGCCGGACTCTCCTCCCCAGGGATTCGCCGACGTTTTCGGAGGCATCGACGGGGCGGTCGCGCACTGGGAGGGCGCCCCGGCCGTCCGTGAGCGACTGGAGGCCATCGGCCGGTCCTCCTTCAGTCTCGCCGTCTTCCTGGAACACGTCCCTCAGACCCTTGGCGAGTGGCTGGGCGAGCGACGGAAGGCCACTCCGGCAGGCGAAGACATCCCGGGGTACGAGTGGGCGGAGGAAGCCGTGACGCGCGGTGCCGCCTTCATGAGCTCCCGCGGGCTCGTCCACTTCGACGCCCATTTCAACAACGTCCTGACCGACGGCCGGCTGATCTACTTCGCGGACTTCGGCCTCGCCCTGAGCTCCGGGTTCGAACTCTCGGAGAACGAGGCCGAGTTCCTCGCCGACCATCACGCCTATGACGGCTGCTACGTCGTGAACCATCTGCTTCGCCACCATCTGCCCGACGGCCTGCGCGGCACGGCGGAACACGAGGCGTTTCTGCACAACTGGATCGCGGGTGGAAGGCCCGAGGGGGTCCCGCCCGCGATCGCCGCGATCATCGACCGGCATGCACGCGCCGCCGCCGTGCTGGACGGGTTCCACCACGGCCTGATCACGGTGAGCAAGCGGACACCGTATCCGGCGGCCGACATCGAACGGGCCAGGCCGGGGGGTCGTTCAGCGGGGTAG